Proteins from one Thermobifida alba genomic window:
- a CDS encoding NAD(P)H-dependent flavin oxidoreductase encodes MRTALTELLGVDLPLVGFSRSPAVVAEVSKAGGFGVLAATAYRPEELDAQLTWIEEQVRGRPYGVDLLVPAATSDRDPEALAAELRAQIPAEHIEFVRGLLEKYGVDPGDLSRGFGAADGQVAGIAPTGVEALLDVAFSHDISLVANALGPPPPSLVERARRAGVVSAALVGNARHAVRQLEAGVDLLVAQGTEAGGHTGAVATMVLTPEVVRIAGDTPVLAAGGIASGRQMAAALALGAAGVWCGSVWLNSVEDITPEHVKRKFQAAASTDTVRSRTRTGKPARQLRSAWHDEWERPGAPEPLGMPLQMMLAKDAWQRIDAAARAGSPGARALESFFVGQVVGSFAELRPTAEIVAGMAAECAECISGLQRML; translated from the coding sequence ATGCGGACCGCGCTGACCGAGCTGCTCGGCGTCGACCTTCCCCTGGTCGGGTTCAGCCGCTCCCCGGCCGTGGTCGCCGAGGTGTCGAAGGCGGGCGGCTTCGGGGTGCTGGCGGCCACCGCCTACCGCCCCGAGGAGCTCGACGCCCAGCTCACCTGGATCGAGGAGCAGGTGCGGGGGCGCCCCTACGGGGTGGACCTGCTGGTCCCCGCCGCGACGTCGGACCGGGACCCCGAGGCCCTGGCGGCGGAGCTGCGCGCGCAGATCCCCGCCGAGCACATCGAGTTCGTCCGGGGCCTGCTGGAGAAGTACGGGGTGGACCCCGGCGACCTGTCCCGGGGGTTCGGCGCGGCCGACGGCCAGGTGGCGGGCATCGCCCCGACGGGGGTGGAGGCGCTGCTGGACGTCGCCTTCTCCCACGACATCTCCCTGGTGGCCAACGCGCTCGGTCCGCCGCCGCCGTCACTGGTGGAGCGCGCCCGCAGGGCGGGCGTGGTGTCGGCCGCGCTGGTCGGCAACGCCCGGCACGCCGTCCGGCAGCTGGAGGCCGGGGTGGACCTGCTGGTCGCCCAGGGAACGGAGGCGGGAGGGCACACCGGGGCCGTCGCCACCATGGTGCTGACCCCCGAGGTCGTGCGGATCGCCGGGGACACCCCGGTGCTGGCGGCGGGCGGGATCGCCTCGGGGCGGCAGATGGCCGCCGCGCTGGCGCTGGGCGCCGCGGGCGTGTGGTGCGGGTCGGTGTGGCTCAACAGCGTCGAGGACATCACCCCCGAGCACGTCAAACGGAAGTTCCAGGCCGCGGCCAGCACCGACACGGTGCGGTCGCGCACCCGCACCGGCAAGCCCGCCCGCCAGCTGCGCAGCGCCTGGCACGACGAGTGGGAGCGTCCCGGAGCCCCGGAGCCGCTGGGCATGCCGCTGCAGATGATGCTGGCCAAGGACGCCTGGCAGCGCATCGACGCGGCGGCGCGGGCGGGCTCGCCGGGCGCCCGAGCCCTGGAGTCGTTCTTCGTCGGGCAGGTCGTGGGCTCCTTCGCGGAGCTGCGGCCCACCGCCGAGATCGTCGCCGGGATGGCCGCCGAGTGCGCCGAGTGCATCAGCGGACTCCAGCGGATGCTGTGA
- a CDS encoding nuclear transport factor 2 family protein: MTATDPHAVEDLLNRVRRLEEMETARNHLHRYAETLDDPTPEAVAALFTEDGVLRTRRGDAVGRRGIAEFYRRLLQLDPAEKRHFITSPKTTWLAPGLVEVSSYFLFTGRGADRSAIGWGTYLDRIRVTGDEALIAEKTITMHVGTDLDAGWPA, encoded by the coding sequence CGACCCGCACGCCGTGGAGGACCTGCTGAACCGTGTGCGGCGGCTCGAAGAGATGGAGACCGCCCGCAACCACCTGCACCGCTACGCCGAGACCCTGGACGACCCCACCCCCGAGGCGGTGGCCGCCCTGTTCACCGAGGACGGCGTGCTGCGCACCCGGCGCGGCGACGCCGTGGGGCGGCGCGGGATCGCGGAGTTCTACCGCCGGCTCCTGCAGCTCGACCCCGCGGAGAAGCGGCACTTCATCACCTCCCCCAAGACCACCTGGCTGGCGCCGGGCCTGGTGGAGGTCTCCTCCTACTTCCTCTTCACCGGCCGCGGCGCCGACCGTTCGGCCATCGGCTGGGGCACCTACCTCGACCGCATCCGCGTCACCGGCGACGAGGCGCTCATCGCCGAGAAGACCATCACCATGCACGTCGGCACCGACCTGGACGCGGGCTGGCCCGCCTGA